The Miscanthus floridulus cultivar M001 chromosome 6, ASM1932011v1, whole genome shotgun sequence genomic interval AGCTTGACCTGGTGGGTGAGAGGATCAACCTGTATATCAAAGAGAGATGAGACCAATTCAGAACTAGTTAccaaatcaaagaaagaacataaCCTTGTCCACACGACACATACCAAAACATTTTGTGGCTTTACGTCCCTATGGCAGACTCCTGGTACATTATGAATATAAGCTAGGCCTCTAAAAAGCTGCAAACATCACAAAAAAAAGACCATTAGCAAAGCAATGAAAGCACGCATTGGCAGCCTCACAAATGTTAAGATGCTGGTTCACAAACCTGGTACATGTACAGCTTGACGTAGATAAGAGGCATCCTCTGGTTCGCATTGCTGTAGTGCTTCAGGACACGGTATAGAGTCTCAGGGACAAATTCCATGACCAGGTTTAAAAACAATTCATCCCTGCTCGTTGTCGAGAAGAAGCAGTGCTTCAGGCAGATGACGTTGGGGTGCTCCATGGCACGCATAAGTTGCAGCTCCCGGTTCTTGTATCGCCGATCTTGCAGCACCTTCTTGATGGCGAAGGTCTCTCCGGTCTCCAAACACTTGGCCTGCATGTCAAAATCAATTCAGCACATGTTGCTCAACCAATGTTAGGCACAGCCACAAAGAAGAGCCCCCATGACCAAGCACCATACCTGGAAGACGATCCCAAATGAGCCTGTACCCACGACACGCTCTGCCATGTAACTGATGGTCTGCAATTAAGGCCGGAACAAGAACAACACATGAGTAACTGAGGACAATATATGAGGCTAGCAAAAGTAGGCAGGCATCAGAGTAACTGAGCAGGCAGGAATTCAGATCCTCACGCATGTAACTAAACTAATAGGTAGAGCATTTCTATTCTGCTCACAACAGAACTAAGCACAAAACTGGTAGACCATGCTTCCTAAATGCGTGCTAGCCTTCAAAACTCCAGTACCAGAACCCAAAATGAAGCAGTCAGCCACATAATTAAGCTGCAAGCACTAAACCAAGGAAGAGCAATTTTATCTGCCCAGCCAGAATCCCCAAAGTAGCGGGAACAGCATAATTCATCAACAAAATCAGAACTAGTCCACCAAATTCCACCAGCACGCTAGCTATAGCTGTCTAGCAGCTAAACAAGAGATACAGAACGCGAACCCATGCGCAAACCATCAGATCAAGGCGGATTCCGACCGCAAAAGCCGCTACAAAACAAGCGGAACCACTCCAACCGCACTACCCGCAGCAGCATTCACGCACACATCCGCGCGCCAGACAGACAGCGAGAGAAGCGTGGCTTACCCGCTTCGGTTCGCCGTTCTTCCCACCGATGGTGGTGGAGATGATATGACCCGTAACAGCGTCTCCCCCTTCCCCTTCCTTCTTCTGCGACAAACAcggaaaggaaaaaaaacagaGCACCATTAGCAACATCGCCCGCAGAGGCAGCAGATCGGGCGGTGCCCAGCCGCGACCACCACCGCAGATCCGAGCCCAGCCCCAGATCTGGGCACAACCAGCTCACCTTGTCGCTGCCGGCGGGGGGAACCGCCGCCGCGgcttcggcggcggcgggagggggCGCGTCGAGCTCCATGGGCTCCGGTCCCGGCGGCGCCTCCATGGTGGGTTGGACGGAACGGTCGGTCGATCGGTCACACGCCGccgagaaggccgaggaggaggaggctccTGCTTGCTTGCGGCTGCGGGCGGGGTGGTtcactcgctcgctcgctcggctTTGGGGGTTGGGGAATGGGATGGTGGGGTGGTGTGGAGCAGCAGTGCTTTTGACCGGTCGGCCCCTGCCTGCGAGGACTGCCGCCGCGCTTCGCTTTCGACAGCTTGGGGCAGCCGCGGCCTCGCATGGCGATAAGTGTGCCGCTGACTCTTTTTATTAGCGGGGGAAGTTGTTTTCTTTGGCAGCGACAGTGAGGCAGTGAGCCGTTTCCGGTTTAGGAATTACTACTAGGAGTGTTTTTTTAACACTAAACTAGGAGTGCTTTGATTTGTTACTAAAACTGAGGACAGAACCGCGGTAGTAATTAATTACTCGTGATTATTGGCTGCTCTAGCAGCGCTATGGAAATTTGGCAAGCTTTCAATTCTCTTCTTTTTTCACACTCTTCTAGTCTTGTTAGTACAACATTTTGCTTAAAATAAGTATATTCAAACGCTACCGATGTTTAGCAAGAAAAACATTCCTACTTTAGGAGTGCTTTGACCATACTACCAAGATCGAGGGTGAGGATAATAGTAGTAATTAATTGTGATATATTTATTGCTAAACTAGCATAGAAAAATTTGGCGAGCTTTTAATTCTATCCTTCTTGGACACCCTTTTAGTTTTAGCGGAATTTGACTGGTCAAAAGATATGTTCAAACGTtacaataatatattttcattCCTTAGCCAATATCAAAAGAATTCCTTTGCTACCAAAAAATGAGTGCAGTATTAATGGACTGTAATTGCTAATTTCTTTGTTAATTAGGAGTGCATTGTTTTGTTGTTAAAACTGAAGACAGGAGCGGTGGTAATTATAATTTTGACTGATCTAGGAGCATCATCAATTTTTTTGTGCCTTTTAAATTTTCGGTAAATCTCTACGATGTTCGAGTGTTTCTCGCGCTTTGGTCACTCGATTTGTTGGCCGTCCATCTGGTGTTGGCAACGGACGCGATCATCCTATGCCCGCGCACTCTTCCCCACCGCATACAACGGGAAAATGCACTCACGCAACACGACAGTCCACGAGGCTGTCACGTTCCATCAAACAGTGTTTCCCATCAAACAGTGTTTTACGACAGTCACGAGGCTGTCACGCAACACAGTGTacggtattttcctctcacaataaattagtcaaGATTgacttatcagccgactttaataccagccgaacagacctTCTCGTAACATATTTTACTATTCATATTTGGGTGTAAGTTCTATGTTTAATTGGTGTAAATTGATTCCTTTAAATGAGAATGGTGATTTGGATTACTTGAATAGTTCGGTGATCTTTGTTTATGTATGATTTATTGCCTTGATCTCCTTCTAATTTATCTTTCATAAAACTGAGTTAAATCTGTCTTTTTTATTTGCTTTGCTTTGATCTTCTTCTAATTTGCCTTTCATAGAATTgatctttttatttgtttttttgctTTGATTTTCTTCTAATTTGCATTTCAtacaactgatctgattaatttgtattttttttctttgtttttcgctctattttttatttcttttatttGGTTCGTTGAATTTTGATCCTGTGGTTATGAGAATCGAGTGACAGAACACCTTGAAACACTCGATTTGTTTTGTTCGGTAAATTCGAGTGATTTAAGCTATTCTATCCCTCGGGTGACGGGAGGGCGTAAATCACCTGAGTTTTCATTAGACAGACCCTAAATTTTCTCTCCCTTTACGCACTCTTTTGGTCTTTGTAGCATCTTAATGAGCAAAATCCATTAATATCTTTTTTTCTGCATGTTGTATCAGTCTTATTCTGGGTCAAACGTTTATATCTTAAACCATTGGTGCCGAAAATAAGCGGGTCAATGGAATAAGAAAATTTAATTGGCTGTCCTTTTATACACTCTTGTAGTCTTGACACCACCTCATTGGCCATTCAAACATTACAGATGGTTAGCAAAAATTTCCGCTGCTAATTTCCGAGAGTATGGTTTCAGAGCGCCTAATCGTTGCCTCCAAAGATGAGTTCGGGCGAGTTGACACCATTCACTGGTTATAAAAGCCAGCGCATTTCACTTCGTTTTAATTCCTGCCTTTTTGTACTACAACCGCGCTAGTTTGAGCCGTGTGTGCAAAGAGAAATCCATACAGACATACATAGTACACGCAATCAACCCCTGGCCTTTGAGTGCTCTTATTCGTTGAAGAGATGCCCTGAAGAGAAAGTAATCAACTACATTTATTTGGTGACTGCGCTACGACTACGAGTACGAGCATCAGCTACGCGCTTTGGCCGGCGTTTAGCTCTCCCTTGCTACACACACACATCCTTGCAAAATCCCATCGGCCGTGTAACAACCATACATGATACACCCAGTCGACGGAGGAGAAAACACGGGTAGCGTAGCCGTAGCGGCAGCTGTGTGAATCTCAACGCGTCACGTACGACAAAACTGCGTAGGCTCGTTCCAAAGCCTGGCTGTCGCCCACGAGGCTCGCGGTCGCAGCGCAGCCCACACACACAGACTCGGCCGGTGGTGGCTGCGTACAATAACTGCCACTCCACTCACTCCACCCGTCGTAACGCCTCTTCTGCTGAGGGAGTAGGAGCCCGCGGGCCGCGGCAGCAAGCAAGCGGAACAACGGTCGCCGCCCCAACCGGAGCATCCGGCCGGGCTGCGAGAGAACCGGGGGGAAAGCGAGACGAGAAACGGGCATGCAGCGCGACCGACCCGGTGAACCAACCAACCAGGCAGCGTCCGTCCGTCGTGACTTGTGACACGGTGGCGGTCAAAGCGGAAACGACGCTCCGGGAGGCTCCGGCGACCATGAGATGGTGCTGGAGCCTGTTGGTTTGGCTgtgaaacgatcgtaaatttGCAGGTGAAACCAGGGGCGGAGCTACAGGGTGGTCCCTATGGGCCGCGGACCACCCTGTAGATTTGGCCCAAAGTCTAATATCCCTCGGTATTTTGGCCCAAAGCCTATTCGCCTGTGCTGCCGATCGAAAATGGTGGAAGACTCGAAGCGACGTCCGCAACGCAAGACCGCGACCTGCCCCTTGGTTTCTGACTCCAACCGCTCGACTCGACGGACTGCAGCGTTGCAGTTGCAGCAGCGGAGCGCCGGAGCAGCCGCCGCCCGCCGGCCAGACGTCGGAGTCAGAGGCTAGCAACGCACTTCATTACCTGTATGTTGATCCTCATATCCTTTCTTTACCAAAGTTCTATCACGTCTCTCTCTCTATCAAGTGATTAAGCCCTAAACTGCTAAACAGGAGACAATCAACGATCTAGTGATCTGCAGTTCAACTTCAATTCACGGCACATCCCAGTTTGGAGTTCGCCACTGCCGCGGTATGCAGAAATAATTTAGTTTCTATTTCATCgcaattttaaaattttattgtAGCACTGAAATGATTCAAATATTTAATTAAAACATTGTATCATTGGACATTGGGATTATTTATTTCTCTTTCAGATTTGTAAAAAATGAAGAGTGGTGATATTGTCTCTCTTTTTCAGAAATATGAATCAAAGAAAAaggtttcttctccatctccgttCCAGAAGAACAAATTTGTAATATTTCAATTCTATGTTAAGAAAACTATACTCATCTATTTTATGAACTCTGTATGTCCTTTTATGCTTAATCGAATTTTGTAATTCATATACTTGTGTACTGACGAGTTAAATTTATAACGGTTAAAAGAAAATTTAGACAATAGATCACCATAGCTACAAATTCTAGCTATGCCACtggctgaaacagtatttttctctcacataaaccaaccagcagtacttcttcgtGAACAAGCAACAATACCAACCGGCCAGACTGATTGTTATTAGCGCCTAATAATTGGCCTCGATCGGACGCCTCACGTCACATGGCGTCCTCGCTGTACGTTGC includes:
- the LOC136461535 gene encoding shaggy-related protein kinase GSK1-like isoform X2; translation: MEAPPGPEPMELDAPPPAAAEAAAAVPPAGSDKKKEGEGGDAVTGHIISTTIGGKNGEPKRTISYMAERVVGTGSFGIVFQAKCLETGETFAIKKVLQDRRYKNRELQLMRAMEHPNVICLKHCFFSTTSRDELFLNLVMEFVPETLYRVLKHYSNANQRMPLIYVKLYMYQLFRGLAYIHNVPGVCHRDVKPQNVLVDPLTHQVKLCDFGSAKVLVPGEPNISYICSRYYRAPELIFGATEYTTSIDIWSAGCVLAELLLGQPLFPGESAVDQLVEIIKVLGTPTREEIRCMNPNYTEFRFPQIKAHPWHKIFHKRMPPEAIDLASRLLQYSPSLRCSALDACAHPFFDELRAPNARLPNGRPFPLLFNFKHELANASLDLINRLVPEHIRRQNGVNFGHIRS
- the LOC136461535 gene encoding shaggy-related protein kinase GSK1-like isoform X1 codes for the protein MEAPPGPEPMELDAPPPAAAEAAAAVPPAGSDKKKEGEGGDAVTGHIISTTIGGKNGEPKRTISYMAERVVGTGSFGIVFQAKCLETGETFAIKKVLQDRRYKNRELQLMRAMEHPNVICLKHCFFSTTSRDELFLNLVMEFVPETLYRVLKHYSNANQRMPLIYVKLYMYQLFRGLAYIHNVPGVCHRDVKPQNVLVCVVWTRLCSFFDLVTSSELVSSLFDIQVDPLTHQVKLCDFGSAKVLVPGEPNISYICSRYYRAPELIFGATEYTTSIDIWSAGCVLAELLLGQPLFPGESAVDQLVEIIKVLGTPTREEIRCMNPNYTEFRFPQIKAHPWHKIFHKRMPPEAIDLASRLLQYSPSLRCSALDACAHPFFDELRAPNARLPNGRPFPLLFNFKHELANASLDLINRLVPEHIRRQNGVNFGHIRS